In the genome of Brachypodium distachyon strain Bd21 chromosome 3, Brachypodium_distachyon_v3.0, whole genome shotgun sequence, the window TACTAAGATAGGAAAATTCCTAACTATACCTAGGATTAGCACAAGGACTACAGGAAATATGTAGGTGAATACAGCTACAAAGGTGTCATCAACTGCCGCCCCACACCAGGATTACCCCATGCCCTTCACGACATCCCATGGCAGTTTCTGCTAGGAGATGCTTCGCCTACAGAACTTCCTAGAGCATGATATTGCCCAAAGGTTATGACTCCAAAGTTATTTTTCCCATGACCCTGTACACTACTATGCATGTGAAAACACTGAAGTCAGTGGAAGAGAACCTATATACACAAGAACTCTGTTCCATCCTCCTACAATTCAATGATCTGTGATATCCAACTGGAGAATCCTCCTCAGATTCTCCGTGGCAATAGCAGTATCCTTATCATTGAAGAAGCCAAACCCTGATCCACCAACCGGTGAGGATGGAGCCGATTTAGCATGTGGTCTCAcctccacatcatcacaccGCTCAACTGGAGGCAGCTCAAGCGATACACTGCGCTTTTCCCAGAGAGAGAACTTAGGGATCGGCAGTGAGCTTGGGGGAGGCGAGTTGGAAAATGCAGGGCCTGCCCACAGCTCCGGCCGCGAAGGAGGGGACATGGAGGGGCTTATGGAGATGGGCCTGCTGCGCTTGCCACTGTGCCGCACATGCTGCTGCTTCGGTGTCTTTGGCTCTGGGGATGAGTATGTACGGgcaggtggtggaggtggtgatggGAGGAGGCCAGCACAGACAGCGGAGTGGGATGACCTGCAGTTCATGCCACGAAAACCACGGGATGAAGGTGGTGACGAGAAGTTTGGGCCAGTTGATTTCCTTTGGCCACTAGAACGGTGGTTGCGCTGCTCCGACATAACCACAAGAGCCTCCATCGCTGCAGACGGTGGTGATAGTGCTGGGCGTGCAGGTTGTTCACTTTCTGATGCAACTGAGGCAGCTTGGGGCAGCTAATCACACACGGCCCTATTGCAAGACAAACAAAAGACACGGGAAGATCAAAAGGCAGCAGTTTTAATCCCATAACCAGCAGAAACAAGTAAAAATCAACACATCAGCAAAAAAGACTAACAAAGTAGTAAGAGGGCTCCATTTCTACACAACACATCAGAAATCACTCAGCCCCTCCTATGACTCGAGAATCAGTACATCCTAGCAACAACCGCGGGAGAAATTGCATTTTTTATGAGTAAATCGCAGGGAAAAAAGCACTGCGAATACAAAGTTGGCGACTTTAATGAATCTAAAAGTTAGAGAAGGGTTTCCACGATTGATACCTTCCAGATCTATACCACGATAGAAGATCGAAACAACGACAGAGAAAGCCGTTTTCCTCCGCCGCTCTGCAGCAGATCCACGCACGAAAACACTGCAGCGACACGCTCGTCAATCACCAAAACACCCCCACGAAACTCACCAAAACGATCCTACCAATCACCACCCCGCAACCCACCAGTTCGTCGCAGCCGGGTGACAGTTGCGATCCGGCAAATCCCGGGGCTTGCAGGTGGCAGACAGACAA includes:
- the LOC100830037 gene encoding putative DNA helicase ino80, producing MEALVVMSEQRNHRSSGQRKSTGPNFSSPPSSRGFRGMNCRSSHSAVCAGLLPSPPPPPARTYSSPEPKTPKQQHVRHSGKRSRPISISPSMSPPSRPELWAGPAFSNSPPPSSLPIPKFSLWEKRSVSLELPPVERCDDVEVRPHAKSAPSSPVGGSGFGFFNDKDTAIATENLRRILQLDITDH